From the Pseudarthrobacter sp. MM222 genome, one window contains:
- a CDS encoding MFS transporter has protein sequence MSSGSTRSANLGVPRGKDRRAGALARYVFAATLVRSADGGAVVAIVLLAHACGMPGWLAGLLGASITAPHLLGPFIARHLDTARDGRKVIAFSAVLHGVLLGAAALLLPVTVAIWPAMLLFVSGIFGPMLTGGVSSRLPSIAGPEQRSQRRAQGWDVASYGLSGTLGPAAVAWIAAASDALTATLVLAGAAVIGAGAVLALPRQEPPDKAVDVPSPGRTLSLIWADGPLRRTLGLTVTVAFSVAALPIYAVATAPAFGGASAAGTLVAAYGIGNLLGSAGLMLRPLRRDADPLTSSLAALVAATLILVMLTPTLPTSLIAFCLAGVANAMFFAATLAARSEYAPIEARGQVFIWVGALKIAAGSAGTAVAGATIAQTVWAPLLLATALTAAAATASIIERSRPRWSKH, from the coding sequence ATGAGCTCGGGCTCAACCCGTAGCGCCAACCTCGGCGTTCCACGCGGGAAGGACCGCCGGGCCGGGGCGCTGGCGCGCTACGTCTTCGCCGCGACACTCGTTCGCAGCGCAGACGGCGGCGCAGTGGTCGCCATCGTGCTGCTCGCGCACGCCTGCGGGATGCCGGGCTGGTTGGCCGGACTCCTGGGAGCATCAATCACCGCACCCCACCTGCTCGGCCCGTTCATCGCACGACACCTCGATACAGCCCGTGACGGGCGCAAGGTGATTGCATTCTCTGCCGTCCTCCACGGGGTGCTGCTCGGTGCTGCTGCGCTGCTCCTGCCGGTCACAGTGGCGATCTGGCCAGCCATGCTGCTCTTTGTCTCCGGCATCTTCGGGCCGATGCTTACCGGCGGGGTCAGTAGCCGCCTGCCCTCCATCGCCGGCCCTGAGCAGCGCAGCCAACGGAGAGCACAAGGCTGGGATGTCGCAAGCTACGGGCTGAGCGGCACCCTCGGCCCCGCAGCCGTGGCGTGGATCGCGGCAGCATCTGACGCACTTACCGCGACACTGGTTCTGGCCGGAGCCGCCGTGATCGGGGCGGGAGCCGTCCTCGCACTCCCCAGGCAAGAGCCACCCGACAAGGCAGTTGACGTGCCATCGCCCGGGCGAACACTGAGCCTGATATGGGCCGACGGCCCGCTACGGCGCACACTCGGCCTCACCGTGACCGTCGCCTTCTCCGTCGCCGCGTTACCGATCTACGCCGTTGCAACAGCTCCCGCGTTCGGCGGGGCCTCAGCCGCCGGAACCCTGGTCGCGGCTTACGGGATAGGGAATCTTCTCGGATCAGCAGGGCTTATGCTTCGGCCGCTTCGCCGCGATGCAGACCCCCTCACGAGCTCCCTCGCTGCGCTCGTCGCAGCAACGCTGATACTGGTGATGCTTACTCCGACACTCCCCACATCCCTCATTGCCTTCTGCCTGGCAGGGGTCGCTAATGCGATGTTCTTCGCGGCGACACTCGCCGCGCGAAGTGAATACGCACCCATTGAGGCTCGCGGCCAAGTCTTCATCTGGGTAGGCGCGCTCAAGATCGCGGCAGGATCAGCCGGGACAGCCGTCGCGGGGGCAACCATCGCACAAACGGTTTGGGCGCCGCTTCTGCTGGCTACAGCACTCACAGCAGCTGCTGCGACCGCCAGCATCATCGAGCGATCCCGTCCACGCTGGTCC
- a CDS encoding dihydrodipicolinate synthase family protein, whose protein sequence is MFTGLSAFPITPLAHDAVDEASFARLVQRLSEAKVDSITALGSTGSYAYLSSDERSRIAHLAVENAGETPVFIGIGALRTSHVLTNAENAERAGASALLLAPMTYQPLTEDDVFGLFRTVTAHSSLPVVVYDNPGTTHFAFSTELYGRIAELPRIASIKIPGVPADPEQAEARVQEIRAVVPKHVTIGVSGDAQAAAGLAAGCDAWYSVIGGTLPALALRITRAALEGRVSDASAESERLAPLWQLFAEFGGSIRVVAAIAEQLGLASPSCLPLPLQGLTEKQRARVGTIVDELGLNP, encoded by the coding sequence ATGTTCACTGGCTTGAGCGCTTTCCCCATCACCCCGCTAGCACACGACGCGGTAGACGAGGCTTCGTTTGCCCGCTTGGTACAAAGGCTCAGCGAGGCCAAGGTCGACTCCATCACGGCGCTCGGCTCCACTGGTTCGTACGCCTACCTGAGCAGTGATGAGCGAAGCCGTATTGCGCACCTGGCTGTCGAGAACGCTGGCGAAACACCAGTGTTTATCGGGATCGGGGCACTGCGGACCTCACATGTCCTGACGAACGCCGAAAACGCCGAGCGGGCCGGAGCGTCGGCGCTGCTGCTGGCGCCGATGACCTATCAGCCCCTCACTGAGGATGATGTGTTCGGACTCTTCCGGACGGTCACAGCGCACTCGTCACTGCCCGTCGTCGTCTATGACAATCCCGGCACCACGCACTTCGCCTTCAGCACCGAGCTTTACGGACGCATCGCGGAGCTGCCCCGTATCGCGTCCATCAAAATCCCCGGTGTACCGGCCGATCCGGAGCAAGCGGAGGCGCGGGTTCAGGAAATCCGGGCGGTTGTTCCCAAACACGTGACCATCGGGGTATCCGGAGACGCCCAGGCCGCCGCCGGTCTGGCTGCCGGCTGCGATGCCTGGTACTCGGTCATCGGCGGCACCCTGCCCGCACTTGCATTGCGGATCACCCGGGCCGCTTTGGAAGGGCGGGTCTCCGACGCGTCCGCCGAGTCCGAACGGCTTGCACCGTTGTGGCAGTTGTTTGCCGAGTTTGGCGGGAGTATCCGGGTTGTTGCGGCAATTGCGGAACAGCTGGGATTGGCATCACCATCGTGCCTGCCGCTTCCCCTCCAGGGATTGACCGAGAAGCAGCGTGCCCGCGTTGGCACGATTGTCGATGAGCTCGGGCTCAACCCGTAG
- a CDS encoding EamA family transporter gives MGLRNALNVPVPPWGLAVTAILSVQLGSALSVDLIDAVGPAGTAWLRLSMGAIILVAIARPPLRSVRRGDVLPLLGLGITTGLVTIGFLAAIEHIPLGTAVAIEFLGPLTVAAVRSHNRKALIWPAVALLGVVLLTEPWQGDFNLTGVTFAALAAIGWAAYILLTQRIGDRFTGIGALSMTVPIAASTAAVVGIPQAASHLTFGILAVAAGLAILLPVLPFALEMLALRRMTPTAFGTLMALEPALGVLLGLLILHQQPSAIQVLGILLVVLAGAAAQRGGRRRPAYPEQNPSPADLDFVG, from the coding sequence ATGGGCCTGCGAAACGCTTTGAACGTCCCGGTCCCGCCGTGGGGGCTGGCCGTGACGGCGATCCTGTCAGTTCAGTTGGGGTCTGCCCTGTCGGTGGATCTGATTGACGCCGTGGGCCCGGCCGGAACAGCCTGGCTCAGGCTCAGCATGGGAGCGATTATCCTCGTGGCGATTGCCCGCCCGCCGCTGCGCTCCGTCCGCCGAGGCGACGTGCTGCCGCTGCTCGGTTTGGGCATTACCACGGGGCTGGTGACTATCGGGTTCCTCGCCGCGATCGAGCACATTCCGCTGGGCACCGCCGTCGCGATCGAGTTCCTGGGACCGCTGACGGTGGCCGCGGTGCGCAGCCACAACAGGAAGGCGCTCATCTGGCCGGCTGTGGCACTGCTCGGCGTCGTTCTGCTCACCGAACCGTGGCAGGGCGACTTCAACCTGACCGGCGTCACCTTCGCCGCGCTGGCAGCGATCGGGTGGGCCGCCTACATCCTGCTCACCCAACGGATCGGGGACCGTTTCACCGGAATCGGCGCGCTCTCAATGACGGTGCCGATCGCTGCGTCCACCGCAGCCGTCGTCGGCATTCCGCAGGCCGCCAGCCACCTCACCTTCGGGATCCTGGCCGTTGCGGCCGGGCTCGCTATCCTGTTGCCCGTGCTGCCGTTCGCGCTGGAAATGCTCGCCCTGCGCAGGATGACGCCCACAGCGTTCGGCACCCTGATGGCCCTCGAGCCAGCCCTCGGGGTCCTCCTCGGACTGCTCATCCTGCACCAGCAACCCTCGGCCATCCAGGTCCTGGGCATCTTGCTCGTCGTCCTCGCCGGCGCCGCGGCGCAGCGGGGCGGACGACGGCGTCCGGCATACCCGGAGCAGAACCCCAGTCCTGCGGATCTCGACTTCGTCGGCTAA
- a CDS encoding B3/B4 domain-containing protein: MRDLETLQEFLKGAGADAAVFALRPDYRAVLLAVDGLVPGPSDQASDTLLQAAEASAREALSARPVEDLPHVAAWREAYKSFGAKPQRTRNSLEALLRRAASGLPRVNRLTDLYNAVSVLHQVPLGGEDLTGYAGAPRLLRAAGTEAFDTAAGGIEMIEHPDPGEVVWCDDAGVTCRRWNWRQGRRTQLREDTTTALFILDALQPMTNEALGAAADDLADRLAGLGPDVRIARRRIAAAPTAYEGN; the protein is encoded by the coding sequence ATGCGTGATCTGGAAACGCTTCAGGAGTTTCTGAAAGGCGCCGGGGCCGATGCCGCAGTGTTCGCGCTGCGGCCGGACTACCGCGCCGTCCTGCTGGCCGTCGACGGGCTTGTCCCGGGGCCAAGCGATCAGGCCAGTGACACGCTGCTCCAAGCAGCGGAGGCCTCGGCCCGCGAAGCCCTGAGCGCCCGGCCTGTGGAGGATCTGCCGCACGTGGCTGCGTGGCGCGAGGCTTACAAGTCGTTCGGCGCCAAGCCGCAGCGCACCCGCAACAGCCTGGAGGCCTTGTTGCGCCGCGCGGCGTCCGGTCTGCCCCGGGTGAACCGGCTTACCGACCTCTACAACGCCGTCTCGGTGCTGCATCAGGTGCCGCTGGGTGGCGAGGACCTGACCGGCTATGCCGGTGCGCCCCGGCTTCTCCGGGCCGCCGGCACGGAGGCGTTTGACACCGCCGCGGGGGGCATTGAGATGATCGAGCACCCGGATCCGGGCGAGGTGGTGTGGTGCGATGACGCCGGCGTTACCTGCCGGCGCTGGAACTGGCGCCAGGGCCGGAGAACCCAACTCCGCGAAGACACCACAACAGCACTGTTCATCCTCGACGCCCTCCAACCCATGACCAATGAGGCACTCGGTGCCGCCGCCGACGACTTGGCCGACCGGCTGGCGGGGCTTGGTCCGGACGTCAGGATCGCCCGCCGTCGGATAGCCGCGGCCCCTACAGCCTATGAAGGGAACTGA
- a CDS encoding helix-turn-helix domain-containing protein has protein sequence MNESTSALAAAIGGRVRQERQSRGWTLDQLAEVAGVSRRMVVNVEQGVANPSVGTLLRISDALGVGLPALVELPRPRPVTVTRRGEGAALWSSDAGGRGVLVAGTESPDVVELWDWTMAPGDTHGSEAHSPGTKELLQVQEGSISVVVAGEAFILEAGDAVSFPGDVEHSYGAVGKEPARFSLAVFEPGVGSGHRPEATDA, from the coding sequence ATGAATGAGAGTACATCTGCCCTCGCGGCAGCAATTGGCGGCCGGGTGCGGCAGGAGCGGCAGTCGCGGGGCTGGACGCTTGATCAGTTGGCCGAAGTTGCCGGAGTGAGCCGCCGGATGGTGGTCAACGTCGAGCAGGGCGTTGCGAATCCCAGCGTCGGGACCCTTTTGAGGATCAGCGACGCGCTCGGGGTCGGACTGCCGGCGCTGGTTGAACTCCCCCGCCCCAGGCCGGTGACGGTCACTCGCCGCGGTGAGGGTGCCGCGTTGTGGAGTTCGGATGCCGGTGGCCGCGGCGTGCTGGTGGCGGGGACAGAGTCGCCCGATGTGGTTGAACTCTGGGACTGGACGATGGCCCCTGGGGATACCCACGGGAGTGAAGCGCATTCACCAGGGACCAAGGAGCTGCTGCAGGTCCAGGAGGGATCCATTTCCGTTGTGGTTGCCGGTGAGGCGTTCATCCTCGAGGCCGGAGACGCTGTGTCTTTTCCCGGCGACGTGGAGCACTCTTATGGCGCCGTGGGCAAGGAACCGGCCCGTTTCTCACTGGCGGTCTTTGAACCGGGCGTGGGATCAGGACACCGGCCGGAGGCGACCGATGCGTGA
- a CDS encoding type 1 glutamine amidotransferase domain-containing protein, producing MKKILMVLTSVSEIGDTGEKTGYNVAEAAHPWKVFKDSGHFVDFASIQGGQPPRDEVDSDDPIQVAFTEDETTRAGLYNTARVDVVDPEQYDAVYLVGGHGTMWDFPDSEGLQNLVASVYNAGGLVGAVCHGPAGLLNVELENGLRLVEGRKVAAFTNDEEVAAGKDKVIPFYLADRLEEQGATHVSAGVFEEKVVVDDRLVTGQNPASAAGVAKEMEKLFAAVIRQEKAEEQHETEALRAEKDAEKSARKAAAEAEH from the coding sequence ATGAAGAAAATTCTCATGGTACTGACCAGCGTTTCCGAGATCGGCGATACGGGCGAGAAGACCGGCTACAACGTGGCCGAGGCTGCACATCCCTGGAAGGTCTTCAAGGACTCCGGGCATTTCGTGGACTTCGCGTCCATCCAGGGCGGCCAGCCCCCGCGCGACGAGGTGGACTCAGACGATCCCATCCAGGTCGCCTTCACTGAGGACGAGACAACGCGCGCCGGACTCTACAACACTGCCCGCGTCGACGTCGTTGATCCCGAACAGTACGACGCCGTCTACCTCGTGGGCGGCCACGGCACCATGTGGGACTTCCCGGACAGCGAAGGCTTGCAGAATCTGGTGGCCAGCGTCTACAACGCCGGCGGCTTGGTGGGCGCGGTCTGCCACGGACCGGCCGGCCTGCTGAACGTGGAATTGGAGAACGGGCTTCGCCTCGTCGAGGGCCGGAAGGTGGCCGCCTTCACCAACGACGAGGAGGTTGCCGCAGGGAAGGACAAGGTCATCCCGTTCTATTTGGCAGACCGACTTGAGGAACAGGGTGCCACCCACGTCTCCGCTGGTGTCTTTGAGGAAAAGGTCGTGGTCGACGACCGGCTGGTGACCGGCCAGAACCCGGCCTCAGCCGCCGGCGTGGCCAAGGAGATGGAGAAGCTCTTCGCAGCGGTCATCCGCCAGGAAAAAGCAGAGGAACAGCACGAGACGGAGGCTCTGCGCGCCGAGAAGGACGCCGAGAAGAGCGCCAGGAAGGCTGCCGCAGAAGCGGAGCACTAA
- a CDS encoding (R)-mandelonitrile lyase, whose protein sequence is MNIEPNVPTTKNPPAQFAGDVWLDPIALPHESDQTMVVATVRFAPGARTAWHSHRHGQYLRVTQGVGRFGTRDGKIIEVHPGQTIYTPPGEEHWHAAAPGCFMEHIAMLQNGEDPSKTTTWGEHITDDEYGGI, encoded by the coding sequence ATGAACATCGAACCCAACGTGCCGACAACCAAAAACCCGCCGGCCCAATTCGCTGGCGACGTGTGGCTGGATCCAATCGCTCTTCCCCACGAGAGCGACCAGACGATGGTGGTCGCGACCGTCCGCTTCGCACCCGGAGCACGTACCGCCTGGCACTCACACCGGCACGGCCAGTACCTCCGCGTCACCCAAGGTGTAGGCCGTTTCGGCACCCGGGACGGAAAGATCATCGAAGTCCACCCCGGCCAGACGATCTACACCCCACCCGGTGAGGAGCATTGGCACGCCGCCGCCCCCGGCTGCTTCATGGAACACATTGCCATGCTCCAAAACGGTGAAGACCCGTCCAAGACCACGACCTGGGGCGAACACATCACCGACGACGAGTACGGCGGCATCTAA
- a CDS encoding carboxymuconolactone decarboxylase family protein: MTDQPKQLGGGRKMFGDFAPKLAELTDDMLFEDVWNRPELSARDRSLITVAVLTAGGNTEQLGFHLSRAVENGVAQEELIEAITHVTLYAGWPKGMSAMGVAKQLFTDNK; encoded by the coding sequence ATGACTGACCAACCCAAGCAGCTCGGAGGCGGTCGAAAAATGTTCGGTGACTTTGCCCCGAAGCTTGCCGAGCTCACCGACGACATGCTCTTCGAGGACGTCTGGAACCGGCCCGAACTAAGCGCCCGCGATCGCAGCCTCATCACGGTAGCCGTGCTTACCGCTGGAGGAAACACCGAGCAGTTAGGTTTCCATCTCAGCCGCGCCGTCGAAAACGGTGTGGCCCAGGAGGAGCTCATCGAAGCCATCACCCATGTCACGCTCTACGCTGGCTGGCCAAAGGGCATGTCTGCGATGGGCGTCGCCAAGCAACTTTTCACAGACAACAAGTAA
- a CDS encoding nuclear transport factor 2 family protein produces the protein MTDVTAGALRALHDALCEAIIAGDAAELASILTDEFTLTHMTGYVQSKSEWLDAIETGQMQYHRMDTVEATLSAEGTTPGLTARTLTDATIWGSRSTWRLTLRSWFEPHGDDWVIARTVASTW, from the coding sequence GTGACAGACGTGACCGCAGGGGCGCTGAGAGCGCTCCATGATGCCCTCTGCGAGGCGATAATCGCCGGGGACGCGGCAGAGCTGGCCAGCATCCTGACCGATGAATTCACCCTTACGCACATGACCGGATACGTGCAGTCAAAGTCCGAATGGCTCGATGCGATCGAAACCGGGCAGATGCAGTACCACCGGATGGACACAGTCGAGGCCACCCTCAGCGCGGAAGGGACCACGCCCGGTTTGACCGCCCGCACCCTCACCGACGCCACGATCTGGGGATCCAGGTCCACGTGGCGACTGACGTTGCGTTCCTGGTTCGAACCCCATGGAGACGATTGGGTCATAGCACGCACCGTCGCATCCACCTGGTAA
- a CDS encoding aldo/keto reductase, which produces MEYRPLGRTGVQVSPLCLGAMMFGSWGNNDTADSIRIIHRALDAGINFIDTADVYSGGASEDIVGQALDGRRDEVFLATKFFMPMSEDPNQRGGSRRWIMQAVENSLRRLNTDYIDLYQVHRPSPDTDVEETLGALTDLVRQGKVRYIGSSSYSGSQIVEAQWASRERNLERFVTEQPPYSILVRGIEEDVLPTVQGHGMGTLTYSPLSGGWLSGRWRKDSASAPTSSARPNARFDMSRPANRRKLDIVEELAQLAEQNGLTLIELAIAFVINHPGVTAAIVGPRTMEQLESYLPAADITLRTDVLDRIDQLVAPGVTVNPDDNSYGTHELTTVARRR; this is translated from the coding sequence ATGGAATACCGCCCCTTGGGCCGCACCGGTGTACAGGTCAGCCCCTTATGTCTCGGTGCGATGATGTTCGGCTCCTGGGGCAACAATGACACCGCGGACTCCATCCGCATCATCCACCGCGCCCTCGACGCAGGCATCAACTTCATCGACACCGCCGACGTCTACTCGGGCGGGGCATCCGAGGACATCGTGGGACAAGCACTCGACGGGCGCCGGGACGAGGTGTTCCTCGCCACCAAGTTCTTCATGCCCATGAGCGAGGACCCCAACCAGCGCGGCGGATCCCGCCGCTGGATCATGCAAGCAGTCGAAAACTCCCTCCGCCGGCTCAACACCGACTACATCGACCTCTACCAGGTCCACCGGCCCAGCCCCGATACCGACGTCGAAGAAACCCTCGGCGCGCTCACCGACCTTGTCCGCCAGGGCAAAGTCCGTTATATCGGTTCGTCTTCGTACTCCGGATCCCAGATCGTCGAAGCCCAGTGGGCATCCCGGGAACGCAACCTGGAACGGTTCGTCACCGAACAGCCGCCCTACTCGATCCTGGTCCGCGGCATCGAAGAAGACGTTCTCCCTACGGTCCAAGGCCACGGCATGGGCACGCTTACCTACAGCCCGCTCAGCGGCGGGTGGCTTTCAGGGCGCTGGCGAAAAGACTCAGCGTCCGCACCCACCTCCTCCGCACGCCCGAACGCCCGCTTCGACATGAGCCGCCCAGCCAACCGGCGAAAACTCGACATCGTCGAAGAACTTGCCCAGCTCGCCGAACAAAACGGCCTGACCCTCATCGAACTGGCCATCGCTTTCGTGATAAACCACCCGGGCGTCACGGCAGCCATCGTCGGACCGCGCACCATGGAACAACTCGAGTCGTACCTGCCCGCCGCGGATATCACGCTGAGGACCGATGTGCTGGACCGCATCGACCAACTCGTCGCGCCCGGAGTGACCGTCAACCCCGACGACAACAGCTACGGTACCCACGAACTGACGACAGTGGCACGGCGCCGGTGA
- a CDS encoding aldo/keto reductase, with translation MELILNNGVTMPALGLGVFQSAPEQTTAAVEAALATGYRHIDTAAAYGNEREVGQGIRASGLDRPEVFIETKVWVSDYGYDQTLHAWDKAAGKLGVDYLDLFILHQPAPDRFDKTIAAYRALETLLADGRVRAIGVSNFMPHHLKQLLDSTDVVPAVNQVELHPYFTQPGVQAADAQHGILTQAWSPIGGITFYPGWGEDRRNVMEDPTVAAIGQTHGKTPAQVMLRWHLQHGRSAIPKSTNPARIAENFDIFDFELSTEELAAIDSLDTGNRSGPDPDEAREERFAMVIPEA, from the coding sequence ATGGAACTGATCCTCAACAACGGTGTCACAATGCCAGCCCTGGGCCTGGGCGTCTTCCAAAGCGCCCCGGAGCAGACCACTGCCGCCGTCGAGGCCGCGCTGGCAACCGGCTACCGGCACATCGACACCGCCGCAGCCTACGGCAACGAGCGGGAAGTCGGGCAGGGCATCCGCGCCTCCGGCCTTGACCGCCCGGAGGTGTTCATCGAAACCAAGGTCTGGGTCAGCGACTACGGCTATGACCAGACCTTGCATGCCTGGGACAAAGCCGCGGGCAAGCTCGGTGTCGACTACCTGGACCTGTTCATCCTGCACCAGCCCGCCCCCGACCGGTTCGACAAAACCATCGCCGCGTATAGGGCGCTGGAGACCCTGCTTGCTGACGGGCGCGTGCGGGCGATCGGCGTCAGCAACTTCATGCCGCACCACTTGAAGCAACTGCTCGACTCGACCGACGTCGTCCCGGCCGTGAACCAGGTCGAGCTTCACCCCTACTTCACCCAGCCGGGCGTACAGGCAGCTGATGCCCAGCACGGGATCCTTACCCAGGCATGGTCACCGATCGGCGGGATCACCTTCTACCCTGGGTGGGGCGAGGACCGCCGGAACGTAATGGAAGACCCGACGGTCGCCGCCATCGGCCAGACGCACGGCAAGACCCCAGCGCAGGTCATGCTCCGGTGGCACCTGCAGCACGGCCGCTCAGCCATCCCGAAATCGACGAACCCGGCACGCATCGCCGAAAACTTCGACATCTTCGACTTCGAACTCAGTACCGAGGAACTCGCCGCCATCGACTCGCTCGACACCGGCAACCGCAGCGGTCCGGACCCGGACGAAGCCCGCGAGGAACGCTTCGCCATGGTCATACCCGAAGCCTAA
- a CDS encoding MFS transporter — protein MKPEPTTASHPAAILAIILVSYFMILLDNSVIFTALPSLQADLQLSTGELTWVQDAYTLVFGGLLLLGARAGDLLGRRRVFVFGLVVFSIASLLIGLAPAGWWAIAGRAVQGIGAAIVAPASLSLLTASFPEGRERTRAVALYGATAGIGASLGLVIGGALAHWISWRAGFFVNVPIGAAMIALAPRFLPETGRASGRFDVSGALSATLGVGALVFGIINTAVAGWDSPVTLTTVSAGVVLLIMFVLIERRAAQPIMPLRLFRSRRRTGAYVARFLYLGAMIAFFFFTTQFMQEVLGFDPLQAGIGFLPMTAVNFAVAMSIPRLAGRMPGSIPLTAGILVTLAGMFWLSRVGVDSAYLTGVALPMVLIGAGQGLAFAPLTSFGIIGAPAADAGAASGLVNTFHQVGTCLGLGIAVAAAATVPTTDSAVAHLASEVSVALTTGSILLLLALAVAARRTRAPRMAVPVPQVQEVR, from the coding sequence ATGAAACCTGAACCTACAACCGCTTCCCACCCGGCTGCGATCCTGGCGATCATCCTCGTCAGCTACTTCATGATCCTGCTGGACAACTCGGTTATCTTCACTGCCCTGCCCAGCCTGCAGGCAGATCTACAGCTGAGCACCGGTGAGCTCACCTGGGTTCAGGATGCCTACACGCTGGTCTTCGGCGGCCTGCTGCTCCTCGGAGCCCGGGCAGGAGACCTCCTCGGACGCCGGCGGGTCTTCGTGTTCGGGCTGGTGGTGTTCTCGATTGCGTCGCTGCTGATCGGACTGGCACCGGCAGGCTGGTGGGCGATCGCCGGCCGCGCCGTGCAGGGTATCGGGGCTGCGATCGTCGCGCCCGCCTCGCTGTCCCTGCTCACGGCGAGCTTCCCAGAAGGCCGCGAGCGCACCCGGGCCGTCGCTTTGTACGGTGCTACCGCAGGGATCGGTGCCAGCCTGGGCCTGGTCATCGGCGGGGCGCTGGCCCACTGGATCTCCTGGCGTGCCGGGTTCTTCGTCAACGTACCCATCGGTGCCGCGATGATCGCACTCGCACCGCGATTCCTCCCCGAGACCGGACGCGCCAGCGGACGCTTCGACGTGTCCGGGGCGCTCAGCGCCACCCTCGGTGTCGGCGCTCTCGTGTTCGGCATCATCAACACAGCTGTTGCGGGCTGGGACTCGCCGGTCACGCTCACAACCGTCAGCGCCGGCGTCGTACTCCTGATCATGTTCGTGCTGATCGAACGCAGGGCCGCCCAGCCCATCATGCCGTTGCGGCTGTTCAGGAGCCGCCGCCGAACCGGTGCCTATGTCGCCCGCTTTCTGTATCTGGGCGCGATGATCGCATTCTTCTTTTTCACCACCCAGTTCATGCAGGAAGTGCTGGGCTTCGACCCGCTGCAGGCCGGCATCGGATTCCTCCCGATGACGGCGGTCAACTTCGCCGTTGCAATGAGCATCCCGCGGCTGGCAGGCCGGATGCCGGGTTCCATTCCACTCACGGCAGGCATCCTGGTCACCCTTGCCGGTATGTTCTGGCTCAGTCGGGTCGGTGTCGACTCCGCATACCTGACCGGGGTGGCCCTGCCGATGGTCCTCATAGGCGCAGGCCAGGGACTCGCGTTTGCGCCACTGACCTCATTCGGCATCATTGGCGCCCCCGCGGCAGACGCCGGAGCGGCATCGGGCCTGGTAAACACCTTCCACCAGGTGGGCACCTGCCTTGGGCTTGGCATCGCGGTGGCGGCGGCAGCGACCGTCCCGACTACGGATTCTGCCGTAGCGCACCTGGCCTCGGAGGTCAGCGTTGCACTCACGACAGGCAGCATTCTCCTGCTCCTTGCCCTGGCCGTCGCCGCCCGCCGCACCAGGGCACCCCGGATGGCCGTGCCCGTACCGCAGGTCCAAGAGGTCCGTTGA
- a CDS encoding helix-turn-helix transcriptional regulator, with amino-acid sequence MTHSDDVRKFLTSRRARITPDEAGLPVYGGNRRVSGLRREEVAMLAGMSIDYYIRLERGNLSGASDSVLEALGRALKLDEAETAHLFDLARAATAAPRVRRKRSPQSVRPSVQRVIDAITTAPAWVRNDRGDVLAANELGRALYLDLMAEQTTPPNSARFTFLNPKAREFFADWERAADDVVAVLRSTAGKNPYDKDLTDLIGELSTRSEEFRTRWARHDVKYHRTGRKRLHHPIVGDLDLSFEALELPADPGLRINVYTADPETPSEDALKVLASWAATQRETTKAAVKENK; translated from the coding sequence ATGACACACAGTGACGACGTGCGGAAATTCCTGACCTCCCGGCGCGCAAGGATCACGCCGGATGAGGCCGGGCTGCCCGTTTACGGTGGCAACCGGCGCGTTAGTGGCCTGCGCCGCGAGGAAGTCGCGATGCTCGCCGGGATGAGCATCGATTACTACATACGCCTGGAGCGGGGAAACCTCTCCGGCGCCTCGGACAGCGTCCTTGAAGCCCTCGGGCGTGCCCTGAAGCTCGACGAGGCCGAAACGGCCCACCTATTTGACCTGGCCCGCGCCGCTACCGCCGCTCCCCGTGTGCGGCGCAAGCGCAGCCCGCAGTCGGTGCGGCCGAGCGTCCAACGCGTCATTGATGCGATCACGACGGCGCCGGCCTGGGTCCGCAACGACCGCGGGGATGTCCTCGCCGCCAACGAGTTGGGCCGTGCCCTCTATCTGGATTTGATGGCCGAACAGACCACCCCGCCGAACAGCGCACGCTTCACCTTCCTGAATCCGAAGGCACGGGAGTTCTTCGCCGATTGGGAACGCGCGGCGGACGACGTCGTCGCGGTGCTGCGCTCCACGGCCGGTAAAAACCCGTACGACAAGGACCTCACGGACCTGATCGGTGAACTCTCCACCAGAAGCGAGGAGTTCCGCACCCGGTGGGCCCGGCACGACGTGAAGTACCACCGCACCGGCCGAAAACGGCTCCACCACCCGATCGTTGGCGACTTGGACTTGAGCTTTGAGGCGTTGGAACTCCCCGCAGACCCGGGACTGCGCATCAACGTGTACACAGCAGATCCCGAGACACCCTCGGAGGACGCACTGAAAGTCCTCGCCAGTTGGGCCGCCACCCAGCGTGAAACGACAAAGGCCGCGGTCAAGGAGAATAAATGA